The nucleotide window TGGTATATGTACGTGGCAATTGAGAAAATTGAGTGGGGAGTGGAGTTCATGGATAATAACAGATTAAATTTTCCACCATAAAATCAATCATGCATTTAATCATATAATAATAGCCACTAAGTAGCGTGTAAATCTATCATGTACATGTATGTCCCATAAAGATCGCATCATGTAAGTAAAGTAAATAATGTACCAACTAAATTGGTTGGTCGAAAATTTATTTAGATTTGTGGAGTAATCAGCTCACTCGTTCGTTTAAACAAGTGCTTGAAGTTTGACTTTTACTTTTATAcatacaataatttataaatctATAACAAATTAGTCTTTGATGCGTTAAACTTAAAAATACCgtagattaaaaaaatagttaatcaAAAAGTCAATTTACtagtaaatttaaataaatgtaaaaaatttaaatcttattttatacgtaataatttattggttaagaatacatttttaaataaagtttaaataaaCACGAGATTAAcggatattttgaaaaattaaaaaaaggggTAAATAGTGTAGCTAAAcgttattaaaaataataaataaactagtacattattgattcatttttttttcttttttgaaagaaaatatatatagcaTGTTTggaaatttattaaaaaaatagcaaTCTGATTAAGAggtttaaatattataaatattacttttttttttaattccaatcattcatataaaatataataaaatagatatttaagATTGGtctaattaacaattaataaaaggtATTTAAAGATGAGTTGTATAAATACCCTCAATCTTAGATAATTTAACctggtatttatttatttatttatttatttatttgtgcaTATGGCTAAAATTGCCACTACCAATGCAAGACAAAAAGATGGTATTCCTAAGAAAACACTCATTCCTACAAATTGTGATTGGCATGAGAGTGAGACACTCCAACCCTTCCACTTAAGGAAATGAGTGAAGTCTTTTTCACTCTTTCTTCTATTGGAAATAAATCCTCTCTCAGAAATTTATATAACTTAATCATATGCTAATTTTTACCAAATTCTTTTACAAACCCTTTGTTTAAGCTTGCAACTTTTCCTATtaatattaatgataaaaatctAAGCATGAccaaatttgtataaaattatcACATACATCTAAGAACTATTCATCCTCTCATATGCATCATGTGGTAAACATTATAGGGTAAATTATCCATTTCTTATAGTATAGTGTATACCATAAAATGTATCGACAGAAAATGCAAACTAATTAAGTTGCACTATATTCCACACATTTTGTCATTGGATAGATTATTGTTTTAGTCTTTAATGtttaatgtttaaaatattataattttattccaaaaaattcaaatggaCTAAATACTATCACATTATTAAATATAGGTTAAATATTTAACATTGTTAGTACTTAGTATAagagtaaaaatattattgaaaaattaaacaactttttcttctttaatatatatgtaaatagtTTAGTACTATAATTTTAGAGCTAAGGAAAAAAGTCAAAAAACTAATAATAGGAACAATATTATGTCCAATTAAAACCTTTTTtcaaacaaacataaaatattttaaacattatGAACAAATAAACATTAaggattaaaataattttttacctTGGCTATTAGTGAAGCTCAAACCATGGTTTCAACAAAATTGACAAAATTTACTAGCTGtaaattttttccttttgtttttaaaaataaaaaaaaaagaaaaaaaaaagaaagaaaagatccTGCAAACTATAAATCAAGCATGCCCCTATGTGAATTTGATTGGCTATTCTAAAGTCTAAACATAACCCTAAAGAGggaaaaattttggaaaaagagATGCTAACAAAAGGTACAAAACTCGTACCAAATTAACAAAGCAATATCCATTAAAATATTGCTATAGTTGCTAATGAAACACAAAACATGCAAGGTGAAAAGACTAAAGAAAATGTCTTCCTTCTccaacaaaaatatttacagAATTAAGTGTTGTAACACACCAAGATgatgatcatcatcatccacTAAACCCAGGAAGAAGAACATAAGCAAAGAAAATGCAGCTTCCCCATTACCATCTCTAAGTACTCATCATTTGAAGCAAGGATCTCATCATACAAAAGGCGAAAAAAGAGAAACTCGGCTTCGGAAGAGGATTACAGAGCTAAAAACTTTTAGGAGAAATGGTAACAGGGGACCATTATCCGTGATTATAGAAGAAAAAACATCCAAAACTTCTGCGGAACATGGAAAGTATTAGCTATACTCTTAACATGTCTCCACCACGGATCGTCTAAACCATTGAACCCCAACTTCTTTCGACCGAGGAGGTACTTAGTTACTGGTTGATTGGATCGGTTCGGCCCTGCACAGCCATTCTTTCTGAGACATCAGCCAAAGAGCTAAGGTTGCACCTGATCAAGGCCTCCACAAAGTAGCAAGTTTCGTCCTTGGTGTTGCCATCGGGCACATCCACGACAAACGATTCGATCACCATTGTACCAGGTCTTCCTTCAATGACCTCCGGATGAACTGTGATTATGGAAGAATAGTTCTGCATATTCGACAAAACACGATTAACATCGTAATAGAGATAAACATAAACATATATCAAAACATTGTAGTTTGTGAATCCAACTTTACTTCTATAGTAAGTCGAAAAAAGAAAGTCAACAAAGATTGCAAATACAATACAAAACGAATCATAAACCCAAAAGATTCAATACCACTGACAAATAGGAGCTCCCGAAATCCAAATCCTTTCAACACATTCCCTATATACATGATAGGAGAGGCAGGTCAATGACAaaattttcttcccttttcagGAAAGAAAAGTCAACCATGATCATAGAAACAATGAAGTAAGATCCCAAAAATTCAATCAACCATTATCTTTTATTCATCACTATGAAAATTTAGTATACCCCTGAAAGTGATAGATAAAAAGGAAATAGAGTAAACAACAAAAGCAGGCAAATGATTTATTTGCCATCTCCAACGCTTATTCGCATATCGACACTCTTACTCGAACCAAGTTCTAGATTTCCAATATTGAACCTATATAAGAAGCTAACATATTGGTCATCATAATGAATCTAAGAAAGAAGCATAAAACAAATGAGGAAGAACAAAGTTTCATAGTCATACCCTCAGCCTGTGATCACCTCCAACAATTCTTATGCCAAGAATGTGTTCTTCATCATCAAGTTGTTCTAACCTCTCAGTGCTGGTTGT belongs to Arachis duranensis cultivar V14167 chromosome 8, aradu.V14167.gnm2.J7QH, whole genome shotgun sequence and includes:
- the LOC107463409 gene encoding abscisic acid receptor PYL9, whose product is MMNGSCGGGGEAYGAIEAQYIRRHHRHEPRDNQCTSALVKHIRAPVHLVWSLVRRFDQPQKYKPFVSRCIMQGDLGIGSVREVNVKSGLPATTSTERLEQLDDEEHILGIRIVGGDHRLRNYSSIITVHPEVIEGRPGTMVIESFVVDVPDGNTKDETCYFVEALIRCNLSSLADVSERMAVQGRTDPINQ